The Pyrenophora tritici-repentis strain M4 chromosome 3, whole genome shotgun sequence genome has a window encoding:
- a CDS encoding putative ribonucleotide reductase inhibitor protein has product MHARQTSTEEHRNKRKFQPSITSYFAVRDQFDDNEDLRGLDPITRPRHHNNTRPAQQRERLTPDLPGHVQAELLSVGMRVRKSVPEGYKTNKMSALPSIQTTMWKPTFDVKPSREEVPDDYVHQRELLPFCGLHKIGGYAEQPTTNPHLYGVNGLRPRNSFPLPAEAFTQPFTSHSYSRSSPDSGYSMSPSRPHNPSKRSWQEEEDKPLQSNFLFAIPTTRGMGMGVEIDEVPVSPLSETPRQGLNMQPPARQLAQPKSRRAVQRTISDDDIDMDFENATHMEARVSAGSGSDFEDADFLSGEVTMGDV; this is encoded by the coding sequence ATGCACGCGCGCCAAACATCGACTGAAGAACACCGTAACAAGAGAAAGTTCCAGCCGAGCATCACAAGCTATTTTGCAGTGCGAGACCAATTCGACGATAACGAAGATCTGCGGGGCCTAGATCCGATTACCCGCCCGCGACACCACAACAACACGAGACCGGCTCAACAGAGGGAGAGACTCACCCCCGACCTTCCCGGACACGTCCAGGCCGAGCTGCTGAGCGTAGGAATGAGGGTCAGGAAGAGCGTGCCGGAAGGCTACAAGACAAACAAGATGTCTGCACTACCCTCGATCCAAACCACAATGTGGAAGCCCACCTTTGACGTCAAACCCTCGCGCGAGGAAGTACCCGACGACTATGTACACCAGCGGGAGTTGTTGCCGTTCTGTGGCCTGCACAAGATTGGTGGCTACGCTGAACAGCCAACCACCAACCCACACCTCTACGGCGTCAACGGCTTGCGACCCAGGAACTCGTTTCCCCTCCCCGCCGAAGCATTCACCCAGCCCTTCACATCTCACTCGTACTCTCGCTCCTCCCCAGACAGTGGCTACTCTATGAGCCCCTCCCGCCCACACAATCCCTCGAAACGGTCAtggcaagaagaagaggacaAGCCATTGCAATCAAACTTCCTCTTTGCCATACCGACAACACGAGGTATGGGTATGGGTGTTGAGATTGACGAGGTACCCGTCAGCCCGCTCAGCGAGACGCCACGACAGGGACTCAACATGCAACCACCGGCCCGCCAGCTTGCGCAACCCAAGTCGCGGAGGGCGGTCCAGCGAACCATCAGTGACGACGACATCGACATGGACTTTGAAAACGCAACACACATGGAGGCCCGAGTCAGCGCAGGCAGTGGCAGTGATTTCGAAGACGCCGATTTTCTTTCTGGAGAAGTGACCATGGGCGACGTTTGA
- a CDS encoding HepA, Superfamily II DNA-RNA helicase, SNF2 family, translated as MKPFRPLTLTRHHTGNGEPANKKRRISSNALSSGSRQPLNTLNNPAPAQFLPPGLEGNYYKVLWRKYTTKKNKTWDGDGVLAVVGGHATLTDSDTGKELGKGACTRPLLPGSTLSLGGKELEVEGSIDKADYLAGRMFLGTAVPAPIEQSKRVEPGYKPLSSAKSKANRKSIAADDGENVPEYKPSAQRNQLFKAPLLSNTVIPQRNPSIPQPRHDPHAPNALIMKRPDSCPKGKQIVDVVVDPVLSKHLREHQRDGVQFLYECVMGMRCEGEGAIMADEMGLGKTLQTIALLWTLMKQNPIHGASPVIKKALIVCPAGLVDNWKREFKKWLGNERIGVYVLDAKNKKIANFTMGKSYNILIVGYEMLRVYQEELKRGSGVDIVIADEGHRLKTANNKAMLAIQSLNTERRIILSGTPLQNDLGEFYTAIDFVNPGLLGQRAAFKRTFEAPIIRSRQPDASESDLEKGEARWKELVSLTSQFMIRRTAEVLSKYLPPKTEHIVFCRPTKGQAEAYRAVLDSPTFRLAMGSSDIALQLINVLKKICNSPSLLKSSKDNDDTPSEMLQSILPLIPNNILNSSASSAKLRLLDSLVHRIYTTTEEKIVIVSNYTTTLDMIERLLVSLSYTYLRLDGSTPASKRQALVEKFNKTPKTTSFAFLLSAKSGGVGLNLIGASRIVLFDIDWNPATDLQAMARIHRDGQKLPCKVYRFLVQGGLDEKIYQRQIMKMGLANAVVDNKASASSFSQEELRDLFRLDERDGCQTHDISGCTCGGQGTAEVKVDAEELVSDDEDDIEDSEEDLYPTLTKASQVNMEEQEAKIRARRAAKLPKLRMLMEYRHIDTKILKETTKKEGDENVDDIVDNMAVVIDDDVFLEVLREPECNVGFVLTKSTS; from the coding sequence ATGAAGCCATTTCGGCCTCTGACACTCACGCGCCATCACACTGGGAACGGCGAGCCAGCCAACAAGAAGCGACGCATCTCATCCAACGCACTTTCTTCGGGAAGCCGACAGCCCCTCAATACGCTGAATAACCCCGCGCCGGCACAATTTCTGCCCCCAGGCCTGGAAGGGAACTACTACAAGGTTTTGTGGAGAAAGTACACAACCAAGAAGAACAAGACATGGGACGGTGACGGCGTGCTCGCTGTGGTAGGTGGCCATGCCACCCTCACGGATAGCGATACTGGGAAGGAGCTGGGCAAAGGAGCGTGCACTCGACCGCTTCTTCCGGGCTCAACGCTCTCTCTGGGTGGAAAAGAGCTTGAGGTCGAGGGCTCCATTGACAAGGCGGATTATCTTGCTGGACGCATGTTTCTGGGCACCGCTGTGCCTGCACCGATAGAGCAGTCAAAGCGCGTCGAACCGGGATACAAGCCTCTATCATCCGCTAAATCAAAGGCCAACAGGAAAAGCATTGCTGCTGATGATGGCGAAAACGTGCCAGAGTACAAGCCCTCCGCGCAACGCAATCAGCTATTCAAAGCGCCTCTGTTGTCTAACACGGTCATACCTCAGCGTAACCCTTCAATACCACAACCCCGTCACGATCCACACGCACCGAATGCCCTAATCATGAAGCGACCTGACTCTTGTCCGAAAGGGAAGCAGATTGTCGACGTAGTCGTAGACCCCGTTCTCAGCAAACATCTCCGTGAACATCAGCGCGATGGCGTTCAGTTTCTCTATGAATGCGTTATGGGCATGCGATGCGAGGGCGAAGGCGCCATCATGGCCGACGAGATGGGCCTGGGAAAGACACTGCAGACTATCGCGCTACTCTGGACGCTGATGAAGCAGAATCCGATCCATGGCGCTTCTCCCGTCATCAAAAAAGCCCTCATCGTCTGCCCCGCTGGTCTGGTTGATAACTGGAAACGCGAGTTCAAAAAGTGGCTTGGCAATGAAAGGATAGGTGTTTACGTGCTGGATGCAAAGAACAAGAAGATTGCCAACTTTACCATGGGCAAGTCTTACAATATCTTGATTGTCGGGTACGAGATGCTGCGAGTTTACCAAGAAGAGCTAAAGAGGGGTAGTGGTGTTGATATCGTTATTGCAGATGAGGGTCATAGGCTGAAGACGGCTAACAACAAGGCCATGCTTGCTATTCAGTCCCTGAACACTGAGCGACGCATCATCTTGTCTGGTACTCCTCTACAGAACGATCTGGGCGAGTTCTACACAGCTATCGACTTTGTTAATCCTGGTCTCTTGGGACAACGCGCCGCTTTCAAGCGGACATTTGAAGCACCCATCATTCGCAGTCGTCAGCCAGATGCGAGCGAGTCTGATTTGGAGAAAGGCGAGGCGCGATGGAAAGAACTCGTTTCCCTTACAAGTCAGTTCATGATCCGACGCACGGCAGAAGTGCTTTCCAAGTACCTACCACCAAAAACGGAGCATATCGTCTTTTGCAGGCCGACCAAGGGCCAGGCCGAGGCCTACCGCGCAGTTCTCGATTCTCCGACATTTAGGCTGGCCATGGGAAGCTCAGACATCGCATTACAGCTCATCAACGTACTGAAGAAGATCTGCAACAGCCCCTCCTTGCTTAAATCATCAAAGGACAATGATGACACGCCATCGGAGATGCTTCAAAGCATCCTCCCGCTCATCCCGAACAACATCCTCAATTCAAGTGCTTCAAGCGCCAAGCTGCGACTGCTCGACAGCCTCGTACATCGGATCTACACCACTACCGAGGAGAAGATTGTCATCGTCTCGAACTATACTACCACTCTTGACATGATCGAGCGCCTCCTAGTATCACTATCGTACACCTACCTCCGTCTTGATGGTAGTACTCCTGCCTCAAAACGTCAAGCACTGGTGGAAAAGTTCAACAAGACCCCAAAGACCACATCCTTTGCATTCCTCCTATCCGCCAAATCTGGAGGCGTAGGTCTCAATCTTATCGGCGCATCGCGCATTGTACTCTTCGATATTGATTGGAACCCGGCTACAGATCTGCAGGCCATGGCTCGTATCCATCGTGACGGTCAGAAGCTGCCATGCAAAGTGTACAGGTTTCTGGTACAAGGCGGTCTAGACGAGAAGATCTACCAACGTCAAATCATGAAGATGGGGCTTGCGAATGCCGTGGTTGATAACAAGGCTTCTGCATCGTCATTTTCGCAGGAGGAACTGAGGGACTTATTTCGCCTTGATGAGCGTGATGGCTGTCAGACACATGACATTTCAGGCTGTACGTGTGGCGGCCAGGGCACAGCGGAAGTCAAGGTTGACGCTGAAGAATTGGTCTCggatgatgaagatgatatTGAAGACTCGGAGGAAGATCTTTACCCGACACTAACGAAAGCGAGTCAAGTCAACATGGAGGAACAAGAAGCCAAGATCCGGGCCAGGAGGGCTGCCAAACTACCCAAGTTGAGGATGCTGATGGAGTACCGCCACATCGACACGAAGATCCTCAAGGAAACAACGAAGAAGGAAGGTGACGAGAACGTGGACGACATTGTGGACAACATGGCCGTAGTCATTGATGACGATGTTTTCCTCGAAGTGCTGAGGGAGCCTGAGTGCAATGTCGGCTTTGTGCTGACAAAGTCGACGTCGTGA